GAAACACGCAGAACAGCGTACGCAGCACTTTCTCGGGCAGCGCATGGGCCAGCTTCACGCCCCAGCTGATGCTGAGCAAACCGCCTACCGCCAGCGGAATACCGACATGCCAGTCAACGCTGCCATGAACGCCATAGGTGAGCAGCGTCACCATGGTACTCGGCGCCGCAAGCGCCAGCGACAGGCCCTGAGCCACCACCTGGGTGGTGCCGAATACGCTGGTCAGGATCGGCGTGGCCACTACCGCGCCACCAACGCCGAACAGCCCGCCCATGCTACCGGCGAAACAGCCCAGCACACCCAGCCACGGCCAGGGATAACGCAGCTGGCTGCTCGGCGGGCTGGCTTTCATGAACATGCGTGCCACGTTCCACACCGCCAGCGCCACCAGGAATGCGACGAAGCCCAGGCGCATGGAGTGTGCATCGAGCCCTACCGCCCAGATCGAGCCCAGCCAGGCAAAGATGAAGCTGCACAGCGAAAGCGGCACGGCATGGCGCAGCTCGATGCGGTTGCGCTGATGATAGCGCCACAGCGCCAGCAGCACGTTGGGCACCACCATCACCAACGCCGTGCCCTGGGCCAGCTGCTGGTCGAGACCGAACAGCACTCCCAGTGCAGGAATCGCAATCAACCCGCCGCCGATCCCGAACAGGCCGCCCATGGTGCCCAGCGCCGCGCCCAAAACGATGTACATCAACCACTCGATCATCAGTGCCTCATTCGACTGCATTCTCAATCCAGGCATGCTACCCAGTGGAGGCTGGCAGGGAAACGCACAGCAGCGCACAATGGCTTTGCGTTTTACGCACAAGCATGGGAAGGGTCATGAGTCCAGATATCCTCACCGAACAACTGAGCCTGTTTCTCGATGTACTCGAAACCGGCAGCTTCTCGGCGGCCGCGC
The Pseudomonas putida genome window above contains:
- a CDS encoding sulfite exporter TauE/SafE family protein, which gives rise to MIEWLMYIVLGAALGTMGGLFGIGGGLIAIPALGVLFGLDQQLAQGTALVMVVPNVLLALWRYHQRNRIELRHAVPLSLCSFIFAWLGSIWAVGLDAHSMRLGFVAFLVALAVWNVARMFMKASPPSSQLRYPWPWLGVLGCFAGSMGGLFGVGGAVVATPILTSVFGTTQVVAQGLSLALAAPSTMVTLLTYGVHGSVDWHVGIPLAVGGLLSISWGVKLAHALPEKVLRTLFCVFLIVCAVMLGLEL